In the Chloroflexota bacterium genome, ATACCGCATAAGGAAGTGGTGGTGCCTCTCCTGGACGAGGTAGATGAGGTTGTGCGGCAGATAGGGGCGGTGAATACCATCGTGCAGAGGGATGGCAGACTGTTGGGCTATAACACAGACGCCCCTGGCTTTGTGAGGGCCTTACGAGGTGATGGCCAATTCGAGCCACGGGGTAAGTGGGCTGTCCTTCTGGGCGCTGGGGGCGCTGCCAGAGGGGTGGCCTTCGCCCTGGTGACGGAGGGCGTCAGCCGCCTGACTATCATCAACCGCACCCTGGGGAGGGCGGAGTGTCTGGGAAGTGTGATACGGGAAGGTGCTGGGGCACGGGTAGAAATAATCGTTCTACCCTGGGAAGAAGCTGAATCGGGCGAAGCGCTGTCTGGTTGCCATCTGCTGGTCAACTGCACTTCTGTGGGGATGAAGCATAGTCCGACAGAGGACAAGAGTCCTCTGAGGGGGGGGGCGCTGCCGGGGAATGCCCTGGTGTGCGATTTAGTATATAATCCTATAGAGACGCCGCTATTGAGGGAAGCTAAGAAAGCAGGGTCGAGGGTTCTAGGGGGACTGTCTATGCTGGTCTATCAGGGCGCGGCCTCTTTCGAGATGTGGACAGACAGGAAGGCTCCTGTTGACATCATGTTGAAGCGAGCCAGGGAATCACTGGATTAGGGGCTGTTCTTGCCAGAAGAATCAAAGTTAACTGCCGTTTATGTTGGCGAGCGCATGGTAGCCGAGTTGATCAAGTCGCGCTTAGTCAGTGAGGGCGTTCCAGCGATTTTGCAGTATGAAAGCGCTGGCCTGGTCTTCGGTATAACAGTTGATGGATTGGGTGAAGCCAGAGTTATGGTACCGGAGCATCTGGCGCAGGCGGCGAGGGATGTTATAGGGATGGAAGGAACAGATTCTTTCTCCCTCCCCTGATTGAAGAGATTAGGTGAGAGGGAATTTGCTCCCTTATTCTCCTCCACAAGGCGAGAGAGGACTGTAGAACAGTAAAGGAAGGATGGAATCAGGAGCTTGAAGGTAGGAGGAAATCCTCCTCTTCTGGCCTAATCGTATGAGGCTGTATGGCTGATTTTCGTTTTCTTACTGCTGGTGAGTCGCATGGCAAGGCGCTCACCGTAATCGTTGAGGGGATGCCGGCTGGCTTGCCTCTGGACGAGGAGTATATTGCCCGCGACCTGAAAAGGCGCCAGGGTGGATATGGAAGAAGTGCCCGCATGAAGATAGAGGAGGACAAGGCAGAGATCCTGTCAGGAGTGCGGTGTGGATTTACCATAGGAAGCCCCATCGGCCTGCTGATTTGGAACAGGGATTGGGAAAACTGGAAAGAAGTTATGAGCACATCCCCACTCGAAAAGAAAGCAGAGCCATTGACCCGGCCTCGCCCGGGGCACGCTGACCTGGCCGGGGTCACCAAATACGGTCTGAACGATATACGTCCTATCCTGGAGCGATCCAGTGCGCGGGAGACTGCTGCCAGGGTAGCTGCAGGCGCGGTGGCTCGCCGGTTATTAGAGGAGTTCGGCATAGGCATTCGCAGCCACACAATGGCCATCGGAGGCGTCTGGGCCAGACTCCAAGGGCCTATCGACTGGGAGGTGGTGGAGAAATCGGCTCTCCGCTGTGCGGACAAAGAGGCAGAAAAGGCGATGATGGCGGCCATTGATGACGCTGCCTCTGGGGGGGACACGGTGGGAGGGGTTCTTGAGATTGTGGCCACAAGTGTGCCTGTTGGACTGGGAAGCCATGTGCACTGGGAGCGGCGACTGAACAGCAAGATAGCGCAGGCAATAATGAGTATCCCTTCAGTAAAGGGAGTCGAGATCGGGTCCGGCTTCAAAATGGCCGATATGCGAGGTTCCCAAGCTCATGACGTTATCCGGGTGAAAGAGGGTTCAACCTATGGGTGGCAGAGGGCTACAAACCATGCTGGCGGT is a window encoding:
- the aroC gene encoding chorismate synthase; this encodes MADFRFLTAGESHGKALTVIVEGMPAGLPLDEEYIARDLKRRQGGYGRSARMKIEEDKAEILSGVRCGFTIGSPIGLLIWNRDWENWKEVMSTSPLEKKAEPLTRPRPGHADLAGVTKYGLNDIRPILERSSARETAARVAAGAVARRLLEEFGIGIRSHTMAIGGVWARLQGPIDWEVVEKSALRCADKEAEKAMMAAIDDAASGGDTVGGVLEIVATSVPVGLGSHVHWERRLNSKIAQAIMSIPSVKGVEIGSGFKMADMRGSQAHDVIRVKEGSTYGWQRATNHAGGIEGGISNGEPIIVRAAVKPVPTLRKPLPTIDLSTRETVEAHFERSDVCIVPAAGVIGEAMLAIVLTDALLEKFGGDNLKETRRNYQGYLKSIQEPK
- the aroE gene encoding shikimate dehydrogenase, encoding MTKLVALIGYPLQHSISPAFQQAAFDFYGLDIRYEKWEVEASHLEATVNRLRQPSVLGANVTIPHKEVVVPLLDEVDEVVRQIGAVNTIVQRDGRLLGYNTDAPGFVRALRGDGQFEPRGKWAVLLGAGGAARGVAFALVTEGVSRLTIINRTLGRAECLGSVIREGAGARVEIIVLPWEEAESGEALSGCHLLVNCTSVGMKHSPTEDKSPLRGGALPGNALVCDLVYNPIETPLLREAKKAGSRVLGGLSMLVYQGAASFEMWTDRKAPVDIMLKRARESLD